In Nicotiana tabacum cultivar K326 chromosome 19, ASM71507v2, whole genome shotgun sequence, one DNA window encodes the following:
- the LOC107778906 gene encoding premnaspirodiene oxygenase-like, with the protein MQFFNFFSLFLFVSFLFLFKKWKNSSSQTKRLPPGPWKLPILGSMLHLLGGHPHHVLRDLAKKYGPLMHLQLGEVSLVVVTSPEMAKEVLKTHDLAFASRPLLVAAKIVCYNGTDIVFSPYGNYWRQMRKICLLELLSSKSVKSFNSIRQDEVHRMIEFFRSSPGKPVNVTKRFALFTSSMTCRSAFGQEHKEQDEFVRLVKKVSNYMEGFDVADIFPSLKFLHVLTGMKAKVMDAHHELDEILENIITERKKVAKTNCESRGEGIVDVLLRLMKEGGLQFPITNDNIKAIVFDMFAAGTETSSTTINWAMVEMMKKPSVFAKAQAEVRKILRGKETFGEIDVEEFKYLKMVIKETFRLHPPLPLLIPRKCREETDLNGYTIPLKTTVVVNVWAMGRDPKYWDDVESFKPERFENNSMDYIGNNFEYLPFGSGRRICPGISFGLANVYFPLAQLLYHFDWKLPSGINPSALDLTEATGAACARKNDLHLIATPYQPCQE; encoded by the exons ATGCAGTTCTTcaacttcttttcccttttcctttttgtGTCTTTCCTCTTTTTATTTAAGAAATGGAAGAATTCCAGTAGCCAAACCAAAAGATTGCCTCCAGGTCCATGGAAATTACCTATTCTTGGAAGCATGCTTCATTTGCTAGGTGGACATCCACATCATGTCCTTAGAGATTTAGCCAAAAAATATGGACCACTTATGCACCTTCAACTAGGTGAAGTTTCTCTAGTTGTTGTTACTTCTCCTGAGATGGCAAAAGAAGTGCTAAAAACTCATGACCTCGCTTTTGCATCTAGGCCTTTACTTGTAGCTGCCAAGATTGTTTGTTATAATGGGACGGACATTGTCTTTTCTCCCTATGGAAATTACTGGAGACAGATGCGTAAAATTTGTCTCTTGGAATTGCTCAGTTCCAAAAGCGTCAAGTCATTCAACTCAATTAGACAAGATGAAGTTCATCGTATGATTGAATTTTTTCGATCATCTCCTGGTAAGCCGGTTAATGTAACAAAAAGGTTTGCTCTATTCACAAGCTCTATGACATGTAGATCAGCCTTTGGACAAGAACACAAGGAGCAAGATGAATTTGTACGACTAGTCAAAAAAGTGTCAAACTATATGGAAGGGTTTGATGTGGCTGATATATTCCCTTCATTGAAGTTTCTTCATGTGCTTACTGGAATGAAGGCTAAAGTGATGGATGCACACCATGAATTAGATGAGATTCTTGAAAATATCATCACTGAGCGCAAGAAGGTTGCAAAGACCAATTGCGAATCAAGAGGTGAAGGTATAGTTGATGTACTGCTAAGACTTATGAAGGAAGGAGGCCTCCAATTTCCAATCACTAACGACAACATCAAAGCTATTGTCTTT GACATGTTTGCTGCGGGAACAGAAACTTCATCAACAACAATTAATTGGGCCATGGTCGAAATGATGAAGAAGCCAAGTGTATTTGCCAAAGCTCAAGCAGAGGTAAGAAAAATCTTGAGAGGGAAAGAAACTTTTGGTGAAATTGATGTCGAGGAGTTCAAATACCTAAAGATGGTTATTAAAGAAACTTTCAGACTCCACCCTCCACTACCTCTTTTGATTCCAAGAAAATGTAGAGAAGAAACAGACTTAAACGGCTACACTATTCCATTGAAAACAACAGTCGTAGTTAATGTTTGGGCAATGGGAAGAGATCCAAAATATTGGGATGACGTAGAAAGCTTTAAACCTGAGAGATTTGAGAATAACTCGATGGATTATATTGGTAATAATTTTGAATATCTTCCCTTTGGTAGTGGAAGGAGAATTTGCCCTGGAATATCATTTGGTTTAGCAAATGTTTATTTTCCACTGGCTCAATTATTGTATCACTTTGACTGGAAACTCCCAAGTGGAATTAATCCAAGTGCACTTGACTTGACTGAGGCGACTGGAGCAGCTTGTGCAAGAAAGAATGACCTGCACTTGATCGCTACTCCCTATCAACCTTGTCAAGAGTGA